The Cucumis melo cultivar AY chromosome 6, USDA_Cmelo_AY_1.0, whole genome shotgun sequence genome includes a region encoding these proteins:
- the LOC103496206 gene encoding ALA-interacting subunit 5-like — translation MNNTHGATSSAGRMQQGNSDSSTPPKKSKKPKYSRFTQQELPACKPILTPGWVITSFVAVGIIFIPIGIASLFASEQVVEIVDQYDHDCLPSQFRGDPLTFIKDSKTNKTCSRKLTVPKPMKGPVYVYYQLDNFYQNHRRYVKSRSDKQLRSKAAEAHTKTCAPEATIGKGAPIVPCGLIAWSLFNDTYGFSMKNKALQVSKKDIAWKSDQERKFGSDVYPKNFQSGGLIGGAKLNASIPLSQQEDLIVWMRTAALPTFRKLYGKIEADFEANDIITVVIENNYNTYSFGGKKKLVLSTTSWIGGKNDFLGIAYLSVGGLCLFLAITFILLYVIKPRPLGDPSYLSWNRNAAGQAN, via the exons ATGAATAATACTCACGGGGCAACGAGCTCGGCGGGTAGAATGCAGCAAGGAAATTCCGATTCGTCCACTCCACCCAAGAAATCGAAGAAACCCAAAT ATTCCAGATTTACACAGCAAGAGCTTCCTGCTTGCAAACCAATTTTAACACCAGGATGG GTTATAACATCCTTCGTTGCTGTTGGCATTATCTTTATCCCCATAGGAATTGCTTCCTTATTTGCATCAGAACAA GTTGTTGAAATTGTGGATCAATATGACCATGATTGCCTTCCTTCTCAGTTTCGTGGCGATCCTCTTACGTTTATTAAAGACAGCAAAACTAATAAAACCTGCAGCAGGAAGTTGACT GTTCCTAAACCAATGAAAGGTCCAGTTTATGTCTATTATCAGCTTGATAACTTCTATCAAAATCACCGACG TTATGTAAAAAGCAGAAGTGATAAACAATTACGAAGCAAGGCGGCTGAGGCACATACAAAAACATGTGCACCAGAAGCAACCATTGGGAAAGGGGCCCCAATTGTCCCTTGTGGCCTTATTGCATGGAGTTTGTTCAATGATACATATGGTTTTTCCATGAAGAACAAGGCATTACAAGTTAGCAAGAAGGACATAGCCTGGAAAAGTGACcaagaaagaaaatttggatcTGATGTCTATCCTAAAAACTTCCAGAGTGGGGGTCTGATCGGTGGTGCAAAACTTAATGCGAGCATCCCT TTGAGCCAGCAAGAGGATCTTATTGTTTGGATGCGAACAGCTGCTCTGCCCACCTTCAGGAAACTGTATGGGAAGATAGAAGCAGACTTTGAAGCTAATGATATAATAACAGTGGTGATTGAAAACAACTATAATACCTATAGCTTCGGTGGTAAAAAGAAATTGGTCCTTTCAACCACTAGTTGGATTGGTGGGAAGAATGATTTCCTAGGCATAGCTTATCTTAGTGTTGGTGGACTCTGCTTGTTTTTAGCAATAACCTTCATCCTCCTTTACGTCATCAAGCCAAG
- the LOC103496239 gene encoding protein GAMETE EXPRESSED 1-like yields the protein MGAVLHHSEKVYEQSRRIETSQLELQEDQLKLRRSWEEGMEMLHNSYKNLGQGMDGLRDEAIDIKKEITKVGDAMSLWRGSKLQQLAEYGHRQQEELLQRQKHLQQFHDHLMENSQSILAAQQSFESRQANISIALDKLFTLYNAMLLKSRLIRVFFIYFTSIFIIYMFSSTKQTYALRPGYILLEVLDIEQQTWIVNLVRTVFLLLAFLQLLHAICTYRDYDVLNHHMLLMLVEKINGMQTSNKLTWDSESDMSWASWIDTELSKDIEDSEYDLPEEIGENSISTTSTSRKYNIRHRSLR from the exons ATGGGCGCTGTGCTACACCACTCAGAAAAAGTTTATGAACAATCCAGGAGGATAGAGACTTCCCAGTTGGAACTTCAAGAAGACCAGTTAAAGCTGAGAAGAAGTTGGGAGGAAGGGATGGAAATGCTTCACAATTCCTACAAGAATCTTGGCCAAGGGATGGATGGTTTAAGAGACGAAGCCATTGACATTAAGAAGGAGATAACTAAAGTAGGAGATGCCATGTCTTTATGGCGGGG GAGTAAGCTGCAACAGTTGGCTGAATATGGCCATAGACAGCAAGAAGAGCTTCTTCAGCGACAGAAACACCTTCAACAATTTCATGATcatttaatggaaaattctcaGTCAATCTTAGCAGCACAG CAATCATTTGAATCAAGGCAAGCAAATATATCCATTGCATTAGACAAGCTCTTCACCTTGTACAATGCAATGTTGCTGAAATCTCGATTAATCAGAGTCTTCTTCATTTACTTCACTTCAATCTTTATCATCTACATGTTTAGTAGCACCAAACAAACTTATGCTCTTAGGCCCGGCTATATATTG TTGGAGGTGCTTGATATAGAACAACAAACATGGATTGTAAACTTGGTTCGGACAGTCTTCCTGCTTCTTGCTTTTCTTCAGCTTCTTCATGCTATTTGCACATACAG GGACTATGATGTTTTGAACCATCACATGCTACTAATGTTGGTGGAAAAGATCAATGGGATGCAGACATCAAATAAGTTAACTTGGGACAGTGAGAGTGATATGAGCTGGGCTTCGTGGATTGACACTGAGTTATCTAAAGATATTGAAGATTCCGAATATGATCTTCCAGAGGAAATAGGGGAGAATTCAATTTCTACTACTTCAACATCAAGAAAGTACAATATTCGCCATCGATCCCTCCGTTag